In Micromonospora purpureochromogenes, a single window of DNA contains:
- a CDS encoding GNAT family N-acetyltransferase, producing MSRRLVSLTLDTLEDLPRPCRQCVYWELDPVSADRACAAGDPGLEKEAWVSQILLEWGSCGKLAYVDGMPAGFVMYAPPAYVPRSMAFPTSPVSADAALLMTANVVPSFAGGGLGRMLVQGVARDLTKRGIKAIEAFGDAKFGDGDDATRACVAPADFFLSVGFKTVRPHPRYPRLRLELRTALSWKSDVEYALEKLLGSMSPETLLRPVRPAPATRATTG from the coding sequence ATGTCGCGACGTCTGGTCAGTCTGACCCTCGACACCCTGGAAGACCTGCCCCGCCCGTGCCGGCAGTGCGTCTACTGGGAGCTCGACCCGGTCTCCGCCGACCGGGCCTGCGCCGCCGGTGACCCCGGCCTGGAGAAGGAGGCCTGGGTCTCCCAGATCCTGCTGGAGTGGGGCTCCTGCGGCAAGCTGGCCTACGTCGACGGCATGCCCGCCGGGTTCGTCATGTACGCCCCGCCCGCCTACGTCCCCCGGTCGATGGCCTTTCCCACCTCGCCGGTCTCGGCCGACGCGGCGCTGCTGATGACCGCCAACGTGGTGCCCTCCTTCGCCGGTGGCGGGCTGGGCCGGATGCTCGTCCAGGGCGTCGCGCGGGACCTCACCAAGCGCGGCATCAAGGCGATCGAGGCGTTCGGCGACGCCAAGTTCGGCGACGGCGACGACGCGACCCGGGCCTGCGTCGCCCCGGCGGACTTCTTCCTCTCGGTGGGCTTCAAGACCGTCCGGCCGCACCCGCGCTACCCCCGGCTGCGCCTGGAACTGCGCACCGCGCTGAGCTGGAAGTCCGACGTCGAGTACGCGCTGGAGAAGCTGCTCGGCTCGATGAGCCCGGAGACCCTGCTCCGCCCGGTACGCCCCGCCCCGGCCACCCGCGCCACCACCGGCTGA
- a CDS encoding N-acetylmuramoyl-L-alanine amidase codes for MRPIRPGDRGPAVTEIRTVLTGLELLPPAIGDEFDVATERAVRAFQQSRGLSVDGRVGAETWRALDAARWRLGARTLYHAVPEPLTGEDVRSLQERLLEMGYDVGHADAVYGVRTARAVAQFQREVGLKPDGSCGPHTMGALRRLGRKVVGGRPQWLRESDAIRQSGPTLVGRTVVIDPGHGGTDPGVVVPDGPLRWCEADLVYDLASRLEGRLAAAGVRVQLTRGPTPATCLPDTDRAQLANALGADVFISLHTDGHANPEADGVATYHYGTDNGVTSATGERLAGLVQREIVARTGLRDCRTHAKAWDLLRLTRMPAVRVEIGYLTSPRDRNRLVDPRFRDKVVEAIVAAVQRMFFPIERDVPTGSIDVSELRKVVAAGAGMD; via the coding sequence GTGCGTCCGATCCGACCCGGTGACCGTGGGCCCGCGGTGACGGAGATCCGCACGGTCCTGACCGGCCTCGAACTGCTTCCGCCCGCCATCGGCGACGAGTTCGACGTCGCCACGGAACGCGCGGTCCGCGCCTTCCAGCAGTCCCGCGGGCTCAGCGTCGACGGTCGGGTGGGTGCCGAGACCTGGCGCGCCCTGGACGCCGCCCGCTGGCGGCTCGGCGCCCGGACCCTCTACCACGCGGTGCCCGAACCCCTCACCGGCGAGGACGTCCGGTCGCTGCAGGAGCGGCTGCTGGAGATGGGGTACGACGTGGGCCACGCCGACGCCGTCTACGGCGTCCGCACCGCCCGCGCGGTGGCCCAGTTCCAACGCGAGGTGGGCCTGAAACCGGACGGCTCCTGCGGCCCGCACACGATGGGTGCGCTGCGCCGCCTCGGTCGCAAGGTGGTCGGCGGCCGGCCGCAGTGGCTGCGCGAGTCCGACGCGATCCGGCAGTCCGGGCCGACCCTGGTGGGACGGACGGTGGTGATCGACCCGGGCCACGGCGGCACCGACCCGGGTGTGGTGGTCCCGGACGGCCCGCTGCGCTGGTGCGAGGCCGATCTGGTGTACGACCTGGCCAGCCGGCTGGAGGGGCGGCTGGCCGCCGCGGGCGTACGGGTGCAGCTGACCCGTGGCCCGACGCCGGCGACGTGCCTGCCGGACACCGACCGGGCGCAGCTGGCCAACGCGCTCGGCGCGGACGTGTTCATCTCGCTGCACACCGACGGGCACGCCAACCCCGAGGCCGACGGGGTGGCCACCTACCACTACGGCACCGACAACGGCGTCACCTCGGCGACCGGGGAGCGGCTGGCCGGGCTGGTGCAGCGGGAGATCGTGGCGCGTACCGGGCTGCGGGACTGCCGTACCCACGCCAAGGCCTGGGACCTGCTGCGGCTGACCCGGATGCCGGCGGTACGCGTCGAGATCGGCTACCTCACCTCGCCGCGGGACCGGAACCGGCTGGTGGACCCCCGGTTCCGGGACAAGGTGGTCGAGGCGATCGTGGCGGCCGTGCAGCGGATGTTCTTCCCGATCGAGCGGGACGTACCGACGGGCTCGATCGACGTCAGCGAGCTGCGCAAGGTGGTGGCCGCCGGCGCGGGGATGGACTGA
- the trxA gene encoding thioredoxin: MGATKVVTDANFATDVLKSDKPVLVDFWAEWCGPCRKVSPLLEEIAGEMGDQVTIVKLNIDENPETARAYRVMSVPTLTIFKNGEPVQSIAGAKPKGELVRLIESAL; the protein is encoded by the coding sequence GTGGGAGCAACAAAGGTCGTCACCGACGCGAACTTCGCCACTGACGTGCTGAAGTCCGACAAGCCGGTACTGGTGGACTTCTGGGCCGAGTGGTGCGGGCCGTGCCGCAAGGTCTCCCCGCTGCTGGAGGAGATCGCGGGCGAGATGGGCGACCAGGTCACCATCGTCAAGCTCAACATCGACGAGAACCCGGAGACCGCCCGCGCCTACCGGGTGATGTCCGTACCGACCCTCACCATCTTCAAGAACGGCGAGCCGGTGCAGTCGATCGCCGGCGCCAAGCCCAAGGGCGAACTGGTCCGGCTGATCGAGTCGGCGCTCTGA
- the trxB gene encoding thioredoxin-disulfide reductase, whose translation MDEVRNLIIIGSGPAGYTAAVYAARANLKPLVIEGVQSGGALMTTTEVENFPGFADGILGPELMDNMRKQAERFGAEFLTDDVTRVELQDTGMIGSDAVSTVWVGETTYRARAVILSTGSAWRPLGVPGEQEYLGHGVSSCATCDGFFFRGQHIVVVGGGDSAMEEASFLTRFADSVTIIHRRDSFRASKIMADRALGNDKIKVEWNSTAEEILGEDGKVSGVRVRNVHTGDTKVLDVTGVFVAIGHDPRSELFRGQLELDDEGYVKVQAPSTRTSVPGVFAAGDVVDHTYRQAITAAGTGCAAALDAERFIATISG comes from the coding sequence GTGGACGAGGTCCGCAACCTGATCATCATCGGCTCCGGGCCGGCCGGTTACACGGCGGCGGTCTACGCCGCGCGCGCCAACCTCAAGCCGCTCGTCATCGAGGGTGTGCAGTCCGGCGGCGCGCTGATGACGACCACCGAGGTGGAGAACTTCCCCGGCTTCGCCGACGGCATCCTCGGCCCCGAGCTGATGGACAACATGCGCAAGCAGGCCGAGCGGTTCGGCGCGGAGTTCCTCACCGACGACGTCACCCGGGTCGAGCTGCAGGACACCGGCATGATCGGGTCGGACGCGGTCAGCACCGTGTGGGTCGGCGAGACCACCTACCGGGCCAGGGCCGTCATCCTCTCCACCGGTTCGGCCTGGCGTCCGCTGGGCGTACCGGGCGAGCAGGAGTACCTGGGCCACGGCGTGTCGTCCTGCGCCACCTGTGACGGCTTCTTCTTCCGCGGCCAGCACATCGTCGTCGTCGGCGGTGGCGACTCCGCGATGGAGGAGGCGAGCTTCCTCACCCGGTTCGCCGACTCGGTCACCATCATCCACCGGCGCGACTCGTTCCGCGCCAGCAAGATCATGGCCGACCGCGCCCTCGGCAACGACAAGATCAAGGTCGAGTGGAACAGCACGGCCGAGGAGATCCTCGGCGAGGACGGCAAGGTCAGCGGCGTACGGGTCCGCAACGTGCACACCGGCGACACCAAGGTGCTCGACGTGACCGGCGTGTTCGTGGCGATCGGCCACGACCCGCGCAGCGAGCTCTTCCGGGGGCAGCTGGAGCTGGACGACGAGGGGTACGTGAAGGTGCAGGCGCCGAGCACCCGGACCAGCGTGCCGGGTGTCTTCGCCGCCGGCGACGTGGTCGACCACACCTACCGGCAGGCCATCACGGCGGCCGGCACGGGCTGCGCCGCCGCCCTCGACGCCGAGCGCTTCATCGCCACGATCAGTGGCTGA
- the sigM gene encoding RNA polymerase sigma factor SigM translates to MAGRGGRTPDPATGEAVPVVPPRAVPPAEASDIELLRAHVAGDRDAFTELFHRHRDRLWAVALRTLGDREEAADALQDALLSAHRGAARFRGDSAVTTWLHRIVVNACLDRIRRRQAHPTVPLPDGTRVDEGGSGGVEPAAPAADHDTALVVRQALATLPVEQRTALVLVDVQGYPVAEVARILGVAEGTVKSRCARGRARLAVQLGHLRTGSDDARPDTVPVAGRSVPGVTLGNPRAAEGVRSGSGHSRRDPNQEDA, encoded by the coding sequence ATGGCCGGTCGCGGCGGGCGTACGCCCGATCCGGCGACCGGCGAGGCGGTGCCGGTCGTGCCGCCGCGCGCGGTCCCGCCCGCCGAGGCGAGCGACATCGAACTGCTCCGCGCCCACGTGGCCGGTGACCGAGACGCGTTCACCGAGCTGTTCCACCGGCACCGCGACCGCCTCTGGGCGGTGGCCCTGCGGACGCTCGGCGACCGCGAGGAGGCCGCCGACGCCCTCCAGGACGCGCTGCTCTCCGCCCACCGGGGCGCCGCCCGGTTCCGGGGCGACTCGGCCGTCACCACCTGGCTGCACCGGATCGTGGTGAACGCCTGCCTGGACCGGATCCGCCGCCGCCAGGCGCACCCGACCGTCCCGCTGCCCGACGGCACCCGGGTCGACGAGGGCGGCTCCGGCGGCGTCGAGCCGGCCGCCCCGGCCGCGGACCACGACACCGCACTGGTCGTCCGGCAGGCCCTGGCCACCCTGCCGGTCGAGCAGCGGACCGCCCTCGTGCTGGTCGACGTGCAGGGCTACCCGGTCGCCGAGGTGGCCCGGATCCTCGGCGTCGCCGAGGGGACGGTGAAGAGCCGATGCGCCCGCGGTCGCGCCCGGCTGGCCGTCCAGCTCGGCCACCTGCGGACCGGCTCCGACGACGCCAGGCCGGACACCGTCCCGGTCGCTGGCCGGAGCGTGCCCGGCGTCACCCTCGGGAACCCCCGGGCCGCGGAGGGCGTCCGATCGGGGTCGGGGCACTCCCGACGGGACCCCAACCAGGAGGACGCGTGA
- a CDS encoding protein kinase family protein: MPSSTGPSIDTITEGGRVTQVGEGQEAEETAPPVMTFGAPTAGEILAERYELVEHINNDSAGRLVWRGVDVVLRRPVAVVLRYPGGDSATEMLQAAVAASRVIHPNLVGVYDAIDEDERAYVVREWVDGNSMRELVADGPLDPARATAIGNAVASALAAVHATGMVHGNVHPGTVMISNDGRVVLADARTDGADSQENDIRAVGGILYFALTGHWPHAEAPLRGATAGHGRAAIPDAVRDASGAIAAPRQVRAGVPAYLDDLTMDLLDAEIAPPSSDVLAAELARLDVPAEDHFLDQTGTIRFTADPGDDPSPLAAAGGRKVAVGIAGLLAVALVGLLIGISALGGDDKSPDTEPVARPSNSAPSSQASAPAPAVRKLSVEEVRIIDPDSKLRDELDDAEKVIDGNEDKGWGTDTYTTANFGNRKKGMGVLIDLGAPHTVKSVQAILSSTGASAELFWGEADFPSTSSGDKQLVASYKNHVIGQPFEEHDGTTMTFNGFNPEQKYQYLLFWITKLPPSDLKIDVQEIKVQGS; the protein is encoded by the coding sequence ATGCCCAGCAGCACGGGTCCATCGATCGACACGATCACCGAGGGAGGACGGGTGACCCAGGTCGGCGAGGGTCAGGAGGCGGAGGAGACTGCTCCGCCCGTCATGACCTTCGGTGCTCCCACGGCCGGTGAGATCCTCGCCGAGCGGTACGAGCTGGTCGAGCACATCAACAACGACAGCGCCGGACGGCTGGTCTGGCGGGGGGTCGACGTGGTGCTGCGCCGGCCGGTCGCGGTCGTGCTGCGCTACCCCGGCGGCGACTCCGCCACCGAGATGCTCCAGGCGGCGGTGGCCGCGAGCCGGGTCATCCACCCCAACCTGGTCGGCGTCTACGACGCGATCGACGAGGACGAGCGGGCGTACGTCGTCCGCGAGTGGGTCGACGGCAACTCAATGCGCGAACTGGTCGCCGACGGGCCGCTGGACCCGGCCCGGGCCACGGCCATCGGCAACGCCGTCGCCAGCGCGCTGGCCGCCGTGCACGCCACCGGCATGGTGCACGGCAACGTGCACCCGGGCACCGTGATGATCAGCAACGACGGCCGGGTGGTCCTGGCCGACGCGCGCACCGACGGCGCGGACAGCCAGGAGAACGACATCCGGGCGGTCGGCGGCATCCTCTACTTCGCTCTCACCGGGCACTGGCCGCACGCCGAGGCCCCGCTGCGCGGCGCGACCGCCGGGCACGGTCGGGCCGCCATCCCGGACGCGGTCCGGGACGCCAGCGGCGCGATCGCCGCGCCCCGGCAGGTCCGGGCCGGCGTGCCGGCGTACCTGGACGACCTGACCATGGATCTGCTCGACGCCGAGATCGCCCCGCCCTCGTCGGACGTGCTCGCCGCGGAGCTGGCCCGGCTCGACGTCCCGGCCGAGGACCACTTCCTCGACCAGACCGGCACCATCCGGTTCACCGCGGACCCGGGCGACGACCCGTCCCCGCTGGCCGCCGCCGGTGGGCGGAAGGTCGCCGTGGGCATCGCCGGCCTGCTGGCGGTCGCCCTGGTCGGCCTGCTCATCGGGATCAGCGCGCTGGGCGGCGACGACAAGTCGCCCGACACCGAGCCGGTCGCCCGCCCGTCCAACAGCGCCCCGTCCAGCCAGGCCAGCGCGCCCGCGCCCGCCGTGCGCAAGCTCTCCGTCGAAGAGGTCCGGATCATCGACCCGGACAGCAAGCTCCGCGACGAGCTCGACGACGCCGAGAAGGTCATCGACGGCAACGAGGACAAGGGCTGGGGCACCGACACCTACACCACCGCGAACTTCGGCAACCGCAAGAAGGGCATGGGGGTACTGATCGACCTCGGCGCCCCGCACACGGTGAAGTCGGTGCAGGCGATCCTCTCCTCCACCGGCGCGTCCGCCGAGCTGTTCTGGGGCGAGGCCGACTTCCCGTCCACCTCCTCGGGCGACAAGCAGCTGGTGGCGAGCTACAAGAACCACGTCATCGGTCAGCCGTTCGAGGAGCACGACGGCACCACGATGACCTTCAACGGGTTCAACCCGGAGCAGAAGTACCAGTACCTGCTCTTCTGGATCACCAAGCTGCCCCCGAGCGACCTCAAGATCGACGTGCAGGAAATCAAGGTCCAGGGGTCGTGA
- the murJ gene encoding murein biosynthesis integral membrane protein MurJ translates to MSGGLYRSANATPDGAIPPTDEATFISAEPLNQPAVEATAPPPEQVGEASAAANSAVMAVGSLISRGTGFIRNLMIGAALGNLVGDVYTTAQFLPNQVYEFLLGGVLTSVLIPVLVRRRKTDPDRGEAYAQRLLTLAVIALAAAALLAVLAAPVLTTLYAGGKDEDYKDLVTYLSYLMLPMLFFTGVSALIAAVLNTRGHFAAPMWAPILNNLVVISTFGLYIVIYGAKALRPEDMSAERILLIGGGTLLGVAVQAAGLLPALRKVGFRWKWRLDFRELGLRDLAKLGTWMFCYVAVNQLGLFVVVNLLTRASGENGDGKTRAGLLIYNNVFLLLMMAHGIIAVSIITALMPRMSAAAADGRFHDVTADLSRGTRMVTAVLAPIAVCYAVLAAPISVVVFRYGAFTGDNARATSTVLLVAAVGLVPFAISQLFTFAFYALPDTRTPALVNIPVVALRVLLQVGLFVAFSATFAAAGMMLGNAISYVAAAVISAMLLRPRVGRIGLGGIMRTMGKVTVAALGAALVGLLVVNLLPGDPADLGWLAAAAQLVIGGAVIGATYLGLAMLLRIGEITEVVGMVRRRLGR, encoded by the coding sequence ATGAGCGGCGGGCTCTACCGCAGCGCGAACGCCACGCCGGACGGTGCGATCCCGCCGACCGACGAGGCGACCTTCATCTCCGCCGAACCGCTGAACCAGCCGGCGGTGGAGGCCACCGCGCCGCCGCCGGAGCAGGTGGGGGAGGCCAGCGCCGCGGCGAACAGCGCGGTGATGGCGGTCGGCAGCCTGATCAGTCGGGGTACGGGCTTCATCCGCAACCTGATGATCGGCGCCGCGCTCGGCAACCTGGTCGGCGACGTCTACACGACCGCCCAGTTCCTGCCGAACCAGGTGTACGAGTTCCTGCTCGGCGGCGTGCTCACCAGCGTGCTGATCCCGGTGCTGGTCCGCCGGCGCAAGACCGACCCGGACCGGGGCGAGGCGTACGCGCAGCGGCTGCTCACCCTGGCGGTGATCGCGCTGGCCGCCGCCGCGCTGCTCGCGGTGCTCGCGGCGCCGGTGCTGACCACCCTCTACGCCGGCGGCAAGGACGAGGACTACAAGGACCTCGTCACGTATTTGTCGTACCTGATGCTGCCGATGCTGTTCTTCACCGGCGTCAGCGCGCTGATCGCCGCGGTGCTGAACACCCGGGGGCACTTCGCCGCACCGATGTGGGCGCCGATCCTGAACAACCTGGTGGTCATCAGCACCTTCGGTCTCTACATCGTGATCTATGGCGCCAAAGCCCTCCGGCCGGAGGACATGAGCGCCGAGCGGATCCTGCTCATCGGCGGCGGCACTCTGCTCGGCGTGGCGGTGCAGGCCGCCGGCCTGCTGCCGGCGTTGCGCAAAGTGGGCTTCCGCTGGAAGTGGCGGCTCGACTTCCGCGAGCTGGGGTTACGCGACCTGGCCAAGCTCGGCACCTGGATGTTCTGCTACGTCGCCGTAAACCAGCTGGGTCTCTTCGTGGTGGTCAATCTGCTCACCCGGGCGTCCGGCGAGAACGGCGACGGCAAGACCCGTGCCGGTCTCCTGATCTACAACAACGTCTTCCTGCTGCTGATGATGGCGCACGGCATCATCGCCGTCTCGATCATCACCGCGCTGATGCCGCGAATGAGCGCCGCCGCGGCGGACGGGCGCTTCCACGACGTCACCGCCGACCTGTCCCGGGGTACCCGGATGGTCACCGCGGTGCTCGCCCCGATCGCGGTCTGCTACGCGGTACTGGCCGCCCCCATCTCGGTGGTGGTCTTCCGCTACGGCGCCTTCACCGGTGACAACGCCCGCGCCACGTCCACGGTGCTGCTGGTCGCGGCCGTGGGCCTGGTGCCGTTCGCGATCAGCCAGCTCTTCACCTTCGCCTTCTACGCGCTGCCGGACACCCGTACCCCGGCGCTGGTCAACATCCCGGTGGTGGCGCTGCGGGTGCTGCTCCAGGTGGGACTCTTCGTCGCCTTCTCGGCCACCTTCGCGGCGGCCGGGATGATGCTCGGCAACGCGATCTCGTACGTCGCGGCGGCGGTCATCTCGGCGATGCTGCTGCGGCCGCGGGTCGGCCGGATCGGGCTCGGCGGGATCATGCGCACCATGGGCAAGGTGACCGTCGCCGCGCTCGGGGCGGCGCTGGTCGGCCTGCTGGTGGTCAACCTGCTCCCCGGCGACCCGGCCGACCTGGGCTGGCTCGCGGCGGCGGCCCAGTTGGTGATCGGCGGCGCGGTGATCGGCGCGACCTACCTCGGGCTGGCCATGTTGCTGCGGATCGGCGAGATCACCGAGGTCGTCGGGATGGTCCGCCGCCGGCTCGGCCGCTGA
- a CDS encoding CCA tRNA nucleotidyltransferase: protein MSEAASAPHAADRRELTAAQRNAVAELLRVSPVADELGRRFARAGHELHLVGGSVRDALLGRLGEDLDFCTDAHPDETVRIIKGWAESIWETGREFGTIGLQRDGLRIEITTFRAEAYDQVSRNPIVEYGTSLTEDLKRRDFTINAMAVSVPDHRFTDPHGGLDDLAAKVIRTPGTPRESFGDDPLRMLRAARFAAQLRFAVHPDVHEAMTRMAADLDRITAERVRDEFTKLLCGADPITGLRLLVDTGLAERFLPELTGLKLEIDEHAQHKDVYEHTLTVVSNAVSFETDGCDFVLRMAALMHDVGKPATKSVGPDGRVSFHHHEVVGARLTKARMKALRYPKDVTAQVVNLVALHLRFYGYGRGEWTDSAVRRYVTDAGDLLPRLHKLTRSDCTTRNRRKAAQLAADYDALEERIARIAAEEDLARVRPDLDGNAIMELLGVPPGPVVGRAWQYLKELRLERGPLERDEAEAELLRWARQQGVIQ, encoded by the coding sequence ATGTCCGAAGCTGCCTCCGCACCCCACGCCGCCGACCGCCGCGAGCTCACCGCCGCGCAGCGCAACGCCGTCGCCGAACTGCTCCGCGTGTCCCCGGTCGCCGACGAGCTCGGTCGCCGCTTCGCGCGCGCCGGGCACGAGTTGCACCTGGTGGGTGGTTCCGTCCGCGATGCCCTGCTCGGCCGGCTCGGCGAGGATCTGGACTTCTGCACCGACGCCCACCCGGACGAGACGGTGCGGATCATCAAGGGCTGGGCCGAGTCCATCTGGGAGACCGGCCGCGAGTTCGGCACCATCGGCCTCCAGCGCGACGGGCTCCGGATCGAGATCACGACCTTCCGCGCCGAGGCGTACGACCAGGTCAGCCGGAACCCGATCGTCGAGTACGGGACCAGCCTCACCGAGGACCTGAAGCGACGCGACTTCACCATCAACGCGATGGCGGTCAGCGTTCCCGACCACCGGTTCACCGACCCGCACGGCGGCCTGGACGACCTCGCGGCCAAGGTGATCCGTACCCCCGGCACGCCCCGGGAGTCCTTCGGCGACGACCCGCTGCGGATGCTGCGGGCGGCCCGCTTCGCCGCGCAGCTGCGCTTCGCCGTGCACCCCGACGTGCACGAGGCGATGACCCGGATGGCCGCCGACCTGGACCGGATCACCGCCGAGCGGGTCCGGGACGAGTTCACCAAGCTGCTCTGCGGCGCCGACCCGATCACCGGGCTGCGGCTGCTGGTCGACACCGGGCTGGCCGAGCGCTTCCTGCCCGAGCTGACCGGGCTCAAGCTGGAGATCGACGAGCACGCCCAGCACAAGGACGTCTACGAGCACACCCTGACCGTGGTCAGCAACGCGGTCTCCTTCGAGACCGACGGCTGCGACTTCGTGCTCCGGATGGCCGCGCTCATGCACGACGTGGGCAAGCCGGCCACCAAGTCGGTCGGCCCGGACGGCCGGGTCAGCTTCCACCACCATGAGGTGGTCGGCGCGCGGCTGACCAAGGCGCGGATGAAGGCGCTGCGCTACCCCAAGGACGTCACCGCGCAGGTGGTCAACCTGGTCGCCCTGCACCTGCGGTTCTACGGGTACGGCCGGGGCGAGTGGACCGACTCGGCGGTACGCCGTTACGTCACCGACGCCGGTGACCTGCTGCCCCGGCTGCACAAGCTGACCCGCTCGGACTGCACCACCCGCAACCGTCGCAAGGCGGCCCAGCTCGCGGCGGACTACGACGCGCTGGAGGAGCGGATCGCCCGGATCGCCGCCGAGGAGGACCTCGCGCGGGTCCGCCCCGACCTGGACGGCAACGCGATCATGGAGCTGCTCGGCGTACCGCCGGGGCCGGTGGTCGGGCGGGCCTGGCAGTACCTCAAGGAGCTGCGCTTGGAGCGCGGCCCGCTGGAGCGGGACGAGGCCGAGGCGGAGCTGCTGCGCTGGGCCCGCCAGCAGGGCGTCATCCAGTAG
- a CDS encoding flotillin family protein, with the protein MPLVIAVGGAVLLALVLVLFVLSRIKVAGPNEAFIVTGRKGRTTQTADGGRSTDMSGQKVVLGASVFVLPVVQKLQSLDLSSRRIDVGIRGAVSKQGIRTDLHGVAIVKVGGTEDAIRAAAQRFLHQQDEIDNFTREVLAGALRSIVGRLTVEEVIRDRAAFASAVAEEAEHSMTNQGLVLDTFQLQDILAEGSYLQDLGRPEAARVLKDAAIAEARARQQAEQERLLAEEAIAEANRNLSLKQAGIQAEIDAAKARSAAAGPLAQAERDQAILSEQQKVAERNAELKQRQLDTEVRKPADAARYKVEQEAEAARNAAVLNADAQRQAVIAAAQAAAEQSRLTGEGERARRAALAEANAIEGAKEGEAEQRRRSAIAEAVEREGQAEAAAILAKGQAEADTMARKAEAFAAYGEAAVLDLLVKVLPQVVEAASAPIGAIDKMTVISTDGASSLTKSVAGNVAQGLQLGSDLTGIDLPGLLARLGSAAAGGSGSAGNGRPPLDGTATDH; encoded by the coding sequence ATGCCCCTTGTCATCGCCGTCGGCGGCGCGGTCCTGCTGGCGCTCGTCCTGGTGCTCTTCGTGCTCTCCCGGATCAAGGTCGCCGGCCCCAACGAGGCGTTCATCGTCACCGGCCGCAAGGGCCGGACCACGCAGACCGCCGACGGCGGCCGCTCCACCGACATGTCCGGCCAGAAGGTGGTGCTCGGCGCCTCGGTCTTCGTGCTGCCGGTGGTGCAGAAGCTCCAGTCGCTCGACCTGTCCAGCCGCCGCATCGACGTGGGCATCCGGGGCGCGGTGAGCAAGCAGGGCATCCGCACCGACCTGCACGGCGTGGCGATCGTCAAGGTCGGCGGGACCGAGGACGCCATCCGCGCCGCCGCCCAGCGCTTCCTGCACCAGCAGGACGAGATCGACAACTTCACCCGCGAGGTGCTGGCCGGCGCGCTGCGCTCGATCGTCGGCCGGCTCACCGTCGAGGAGGTCATCCGTGATCGGGCGGCGTTCGCCAGCGCGGTGGCCGAGGAGGCCGAGCACTCGATGACCAACCAGGGGCTGGTGCTGGACACCTTCCAGCTCCAGGACATCCTCGCCGAGGGCTCCTACCTGCAGGACCTGGGCCGGCCGGAGGCCGCCCGGGTGCTCAAGGACGCGGCCATCGCCGAGGCGCGCGCCCGGCAGCAGGCCGAGCAGGAGCGGCTGCTCGCCGAGGAGGCGATCGCCGAGGCGAACCGGAACCTGTCGCTCAAGCAGGCCGGGATCCAGGCCGAGATCGACGCGGCCAAGGCCCGTTCCGCGGCGGCCGGCCCGCTGGCCCAGGCCGAGCGGGACCAGGCGATCCTCTCCGAGCAGCAGAAGGTGGCCGAGCGCAACGCCGAACTGAAGCAGCGCCAGCTCGACACCGAGGTGCGCAAGCCGGCCGACGCGGCGCGCTACAAGGTGGAGCAGGAGGCCGAGGCGGCCCGCAACGCGGCGGTGCTCAACGCCGACGCGCAGCGGCAGGCCGTCATCGCCGCCGCCCAGGCCGCCGCCGAGCAGTCCCGGCTGACCGGTGAGGGCGAGCGGGCCCGCCGGGCCGCGCTCGCCGAGGCGAACGCGATCGAGGGCGCCAAGGAGGGCGAGGCGGAGCAGCGCCGGCGCTCGGCGATCGCCGAGGCGGTCGAGCGGGAGGGCCAGGCGGAGGCCGCGGCCATCCTGGCCAAGGGACAGGCCGAGGCCGACACGATGGCCCGCAAGGCGGAGGCGTTCGCCGCGTACGGCGAGGCGGCCGTGCTGGACCTGCTGGTCAAGGTGCTGCCGCAGGTGGTAGAGGCGGCCAGCGCCCCGATCGGGGCGATCGACAAGATGACCGTCATCTCCACCGACGGCGCGTCGTCGCTGACGAAGTCGGTGGCCGGCAACGTGGCGCAGGGCCTCCAGCTCGGCTCCGACCTCACCGGCATCGACCTGCCCGGCCTGCTCGCCCGGCTCGGCTCGGCGGCCGCCGGCGGTTCGGGGTCGGCGGGCAACGGCAGGCCGCCCCTCGATGGCACGGCGACCGACCACTGA